In Acidobacteriota bacterium, the sequence CTGGGCGCGAGCATCAGGAACAGCGTGTGATCGGCGCGGGTGGTGGCGTTGTTGTACGCGCCGATGCGCTCCACGTCGGCATAGAGCTGCTCCTGGGTCCGGTTCCGGGTGCCGTTGAACAGGAGGTGCTCGAGGAAGTGCGAGGCCCCGGACATGCCCTCCGGCTCCCACGCCACCCCCGATTTCACCAGCACCGCGGAGCAAACGACCGGGTTGCCGCGAACCTGCCGCATGACGACGCGCAGCCCGTTCGGCAGCACCGTCTCGGCGAACCCCGACGCCGCGGGCGCTTCTCCCGGCGCCAGCAACAGCGACGCCAGCCCCGCCGCGAGAGCCACCGTCTGACCGACCGACCGCCGTCCGTTCGTCGCCATCGCCGATTCTCCTCCACCCCTGCGCCGGGGGCGACGCCCGCGCCCCCGCGCGGCCGCTCAGTCTACCTTGCGCGGCCCTCGGCCCGGGATTCCGGAGACCCTGCCCGCCAGGGTGATAATGGTCGCCCGGCGCAGCCCGCCGTCCGGCGGGCGGGGAGGAAGTCATGACCGATCGAGCGATCCGTCTCGCCGCGGCGCTCGCGGCGCTCGGCCTGGGTGTCGCGCCGGCCGCCGGCGGCGAAGGTTCGGTGCCTTACGATCAGTTCGACCCGGACACCGCGTGTGCCGAGTGCCATACCGACATCGCCGGCCAGTACCGTCAGGCGATGATGTCCCAGGCCTTCGTCCATCCGTGGGACGAAATCGAGTATTTCGAGCTGGCGCTGCCCCACGCCCGGAAGAACCCGCAGGTCGCAGCGATCGAGGCCGGGTGCAACGGTTGTCACGCTCCGCTCGCCTTCCTCGCCGGAGACATCCCCCCGGCGCGCCCGTCCGCCGGCACGCGCGCCAACGAAGGCGTGTCTTGCGACCTGTGCCATTCGATCACCGGGTTCGAGGGTGAGCTGCCGTTCAATTTCAACTACACCCTCGCTCCGGGTGATGTGGAGCAGGGGGTTCGGGAGGACTCGGAGAGCATGGGGCACGAGATCGCCCGCAATCCCTTCCTCCAAACGGCCGAGTTCTGCGGGATTTGCCACAACGAGAAGGACCCGTACGGCCAATGGGTCAAAGCGACGCACCTCGAATGGCGGGAGAGCCCGCAGGCGCGCGCCGGCATCGTCTGCCAGGACTGCCACATGCCGCCGGCCGCGGGGAGCAGCGCGCCGGCCGCCGGCGGTCCCGAGCGTCCCGACGTCCGGCAGCACCTCTTCCACGGAGCGCACGATCCGGGCAAGCTGAAGGGGGCGATCGAAGTGCGGATCCACCCCCGGTCCACGAGGGCCAAGCCGGGGGACACGGTGGAGCTGCAGGCGACGGTCGTGAACGCCAAGGCGGGCCACATGATTCCGACGGGCTCGGCCGAGGAACGGGTGGTCTGGCTGCACGTCGAGGCGGAAGACGCCTACGGCCGGCGCTACCACCTCCCTGTGCAGCCCAAGGGGTTCGCCGGCGAGGAGCTGACGATCGCCTCCCGGAAGGCGCTGGCCTACCAGGACATCGGTGAGATCCGCGGCGTCGCCGGGTTTCGGGGACTTCCCCGGGACGGCGACGTGCCGGACGGCGACCGGATCTTCCGGCTCCCCTACCTCGACCCCAAAGGGCGGATGACGGTGGCCCAGTGGCACACCGCCAGCTTCGGGCCCGACTACCGGCTCGCGCCGCTTCAGGCGCGGAACGAGACCTTCGTCTGGACGGTGCCGGAGGACGTGCCTCCGGGGAAGGTGACCGTGACCGCCACCGTGTGGTACTCGCGCCTCGTGAGCTCCGTGGCGCGCTATCTCGGCGTGCCGCCGGAGGAGTCCCGGCCGCTGGCCATCGCCTCCCATACGACCGAGATCACCATCGAGCCTCCCGCGGCGGGGGCCGAGGCCGAGCGGGCCGGCGCCCGGGTCAAGGCTCGAGGTGGACCGTCTTGACGTTGACGAACTCGAGCTGGCCCTCGCGGCCGAGCTCGCGCCCGTAACCGGAGTCCTTCGTGCCGCCGAACGGAAGGCGCGGGTCGGACTTCACCATCGCGTTCACGAAGACCGAACCGGCCTCCAGAGCGGACACCATCCGCTCGGCGCGTTCCGGATCGGAGGTCCAGACGCTGGCGCCGAGGCCGTAGCCGGTCGCGTTCGCCATCGACACCGCCTCTTCCTCGGTCCCGAAAGGCACGAGGTAGGCCGCCGGCCTGAACAGCTCCGCGTCTCCCGCCGGCACCGGATCGCGTCCCTCGATCACGGTGGGTGGGAAGAAGAACCCCGGGCCCGCCGGGATCTCGCCGCCGGTCACGATTCGCGCCCCCGCGCGCACCGAGGCCGCGACATGGGCGGCCAGCGTGTCCCGGAGATCGGCGCGGGCGAGCGGTCCGATGTCGGTTCCGCCCTGCCGCGGGTCGCCCACCCGCTGCGCTTGCATCGCGGCGACGAAGCGGTCGCGGAACCGGTCGTAGATGCGGCGCTCGACCAGGAATCGCTTGGCCGCGATGCAGCTCTGGCCGCTGTTCAGGCACCGGGCCTGCACCCCTGTCGTCACGGCCCGTTCGAGATCGGCGTCGGCGAAGACGATGAACGGATCGCTTCCGCCGAGCTCCATGACCGATTTCTTGAGATGGGCGCCCGCGGCCGCCGCCACCTCCCGTCCGGCCCGGGTGCTCCCGGTGAGCGTGACGCCTCGGACGCGCCGGTCGGAGGCGACGCGTGCCGCCTGCTCGTTCGTCAGGCGGAGGTTGCGGACCGTCCCCTCCGGCGCGCCCGCCTCGCGCATGAGCTCCTCGATCGCTTCCCCGCATCGGGGCGTTCCCGGGGCATGCTTGAGGAGCACCACGTTGCCCGCGGCGAGCGCCGGCGCCGCGAAACGGAAGAACTGCCACAGCGGGAAATTCCACGGCATGATCGCGAGAATCGGGCCGAGCGGGGCGAAGCGCACCGAAGAGCGGCCGGAGCCGGTCGGTACCTCCCGCTCGGCGAGAAACGCCGCCGAGTTCTCCGCGTAGTAGCGACAGACCCAGGTGCACTTCGCCACCTCGGCCTCTCCCTGCGCCAGAGGTTTGCCCATCTCGAGAGCCATCGTGTCCGCCAGCTCCCGCGTGCGCTCCTCGAGCAGCGCCGCCGCGGCGTCCAGCATCGCGGTGCGCTCGCCGATCGGCCTCCGCGACCAGTCGGCAAATGCGCGGCACGCGCTACCGAGAGCCGCCTCGACCGCGTCGTCCGGATGCACGTCGAAACGCTCGATCAGCTCGCCCTTGGACGGGTCCAGCGTGCGGTACTCCATGGGGCTTCTCCTTTTCCATCGCGGCGATTATCGGCCAAACGGGGCCCATGTGCGCTCCGGCCGC encodes:
- a CDS encoding NAD-dependent succinate-semialdehyde dehydrogenase; protein product: MEYRTLDPSKGELIERFDVHPDDAVEAALGSACRAFADWSRRPIGERTAMLDAAAALLEERTRELADTMALEMGKPLAQGEAEVAKCTWVCRYYAENSAAFLAEREVPTGSGRSSVRFAPLGPILAIMPWNFPLWQFFRFAAPALAAGNVVLLKHAPGTPRCGEAIEELMREAGAPEGTVRNLRLTNEQAARVASDRRVRGVTLTGSTRAGREVAAAAGAHLKKSVMELGGSDPFIVFADADLERAVTTGVQARCLNSGQSCIAAKRFLVERRIYDRFRDRFVAAMQAQRVGDPRQGGTDIGPLARADLRDTLAAHVAASVRAGARIVTGGEIPAGPGFFFPPTVIEGRDPVPAGDAELFRPAAYLVPFGTEEEAVSMANATGYGLGASVWTSDPERAERMVSALEAGSVFVNAMVKSDPRLPFGGTKDSGYGRELGREGQLEFVNVKTVHLEP